Proteins from a genomic interval of Antedon mediterranea chromosome 5, ecAntMedi1.1, whole genome shotgun sequence:
- the LOC140048903 gene encoding substance-P receptor-like translates to MSLDLENAFGQEIRKQAGVWLCIYAVIGIIGIFANLLVLAVFLVISNCGRNMTAALLTHQSVIDLLSSVVFLPFYVIPEGWFITNKDAGDVFCKGRSVFWVLATTSTMNLVLITVERYYAIVHPIKHYVHYKNIKLWRVLPIVYIYALFTQGHLFFVAQIDEDFYCFYNWSNTNENLQAIIGMQSFIFSWLIPIIIIVFAYSTILLSIRKMDLGFPNGYGSGGSRRRFIAQKNLTNTFIAVSIAFAVCWTPDMFLYLTYNVSSGTLPKNMENGIGHRLTVLLSVCNMVVNPFIYTCKYKKFKTGLSKMFIDIKISSRQTRISNINVTDCQTEL, encoded by the coding sequence ATGAGTCTGGACTTAGAAAACGCATTTGGTCAAGAAATACGGAAACAAGCAGGAGTGTGGCTATGTATATATGCAGTGATTGGCATTATTGGTATATTCGCAAACCTATTAGTACTTGCTGTGTTTCTTGTCATTTCAAATTGTGGTAGAAATATGACTGCAGCACTCCTCACTCATCAATCAGTAATTGATCTACTTTCAAGTGTTGTATTTCTACCTTTTTATGTTATCCCAGAGGGATGgtttattacaaataaagatGCCGGTGATGTATTTTGCAAAGGTCGTTCAGTTTTCTGGGTGTTAGCAACTACATCAACAATGAATCTTGTGTTAATTACTGTTGAACGATATTATGCCATTGTTCATCCAATCAAGCACTATGTTCATTACAAAAACATAAAGTTATGGCGGGTGTTGCCAATAGTTTATATTTACGCTTTGTTCACCCAAGGTCATCTGTTCTTTGTTGCACAAATTGACGAAGACTTTTACTGCTTTTATAATTGGAGTAATACAAATGAAAATCTTCAAGCTATCATTGGAATGCAGAGCTTTATTTTTTCATGGTTGATaccaattataattattgtatttgctTATTCGACAATCCTTCTTTCAATACGAAAAATGGATTTGGGATTCCCCAATGGTTATGGATCTGGCGGCAGCAGGCGGCGGTTCATTGCACAGAAAAACCTTACCAACACTTTTATCGCTGTTTCCATTGCATTTGCTGTTTGTTGGACAcctgatatgtttttatatctTACTTATAATGTCAGCTCTGGTACATTACCAAAAAATATGGAAAATGGAATTGGCCATCGTTTAACAGTGTTGTTGTCAGTTTGTAATATGGTTGTTAATCCTTTTATTTACacttgtaaatataaaaaatttaaaacaggGCTATCTAAAATGTtcattgacattaaaataaGTTCAAGACAAACAAGAATATCAAACATTAATGTTACAGATTGTCAAACTGAACTATAG